From uncultured Roseateles sp., the proteins below share one genomic window:
- a CDS encoding ABC transporter permease — translation MWKFLKPRHGNLLAWQLGLLVALFALWHVATKPGLIPPIVFENDQQAAFFFGEPLKIFGRVWDWFVTNADIYQHLWVTLLETVLAFGIGTVLGLACGLWLALSPLAAAICDPYIKALNSMPRVILAPIFAVWFGLGIASKVALGVTLVFFIVFFNVYQGVKEVSPVVLANARMLGASQRQLLRHVYLPSATSWVFSSLHTSVGLAFVGAVVGEYLGSSRGVGYLILQAEGAFDINTVMAGILVLTVFALALDAGVGKLEKRLMKWQPKSGETEKL, via the coding sequence ATGTGGAAGTTTCTGAAACCCCGCCATGGCAATCTGCTGGCCTGGCAGCTGGGCCTGCTGGTTGCCCTCTTCGCCCTCTGGCACGTGGCCACCAAGCCCGGCCTGATCCCGCCCATCGTGTTCGAGAACGACCAGCAGGCAGCCTTCTTCTTCGGCGAGCCGCTGAAGATTTTCGGCCGCGTCTGGGACTGGTTCGTCACCAATGCCGACATCTACCAGCATCTGTGGGTGACCCTGCTGGAAACGGTGCTGGCCTTCGGCATCGGCACCGTGCTGGGCCTGGCCTGTGGCCTGTGGCTGGCGCTGAGCCCGCTGGCCGCCGCCATCTGCGACCCCTACATCAAGGCGCTGAACAGCATGCCGCGCGTGATACTGGCACCGATCTTCGCCGTCTGGTTTGGCCTCGGCATCGCCAGCAAGGTGGCGCTGGGGGTGACCCTGGTGTTCTTCATCGTCTTCTTCAATGTCTATCAGGGCGTCAAGGAAGTCAGCCCGGTGGTGCTGGCCAATGCAAGGATGCTCGGCGCCTCGCAGCGCCAGCTGCTGCGCCACGTCTACCTGCCCAGCGCCACCAGCTGGGTGTTCAGCTCGCTGCACACCAGCGTCGGCCTGGCCTTCGTCGGCGCCGTGGTCGGCGAGTACCTGGGCTCGTCACGCGGGGTCGGCTACCTGATCCTGCAGGCCGAGGGTGCCTTCGACATCAACACCGTGATGGCCGGCATCCTGGTGCTGACCGTGTTCGCCCTGGCGCTGGACGCCGGTGTCGGCAAGCTGGAAAAGCGGCTGATGAAGTGGCAGCCGAAGTCGGGCGAGACGGAGAAACTCTAG
- a CDS encoding LysR family transcriptional regulator — protein sequence MKTSLDELLAFTTVVDAGSISAAAEQLGQTSSGISRALSRLEHKLGTTLLRRTTRKLELSEEGQLFLAHARAILQAVETAEDQLAQRRHKPAGKLRVNAASPFMLHVVVPLVTEFLAQYPEIELELHSSDNIIDLLEHRTDVALRIGALRDSTLHATPLASFPLRLLASPAYLKQAGRPARVQDLARHRLLGFTQPDSLNTWPLHHVDGDGLAIRPAIHASSGETLRQLALAGAGIVCLSDFMTAADRAAGDLVQLLVSDTLEQRQPVHAVYYRNTELASRIRCFVDFLAGRLNAG from the coding sequence ATGAAGACGAGTCTCGACGAATTGCTGGCCTTCACCACCGTGGTAGATGCCGGCTCGATCAGCGCCGCGGCCGAGCAACTGGGCCAGACCAGCTCCGGCATCAGCCGCGCGCTGAGCCGGCTGGAGCACAAGCTGGGCACGACACTGCTGCGGCGCACCACGCGCAAGCTGGAGCTGTCGGAGGAGGGCCAGCTGTTCCTGGCCCATGCCCGGGCCATCCTGCAGGCGGTGGAGACCGCCGAGGACCAGCTGGCGCAGCGCCGCCACAAGCCCGCCGGCAAGCTGCGCGTCAACGCCGCTTCGCCCTTCATGCTCCATGTCGTCGTGCCGCTGGTGACGGAGTTCCTGGCGCAGTACCCCGAGATCGAGCTGGAGCTGCACAGCAGCGACAACATCATCGACCTGCTGGAGCACCGCACCGATGTCGCCCTGCGCATCGGCGCGCTGCGCGACTCGACCCTGCACGCCACGCCGCTGGCCAGCTTCCCGCTGCGCCTGCTGGCCAGCCCGGCCTATCTGAAACAGGCCGGTCGCCCGGCCCGGGTGCAGGACCTGGCCCGGCACCGGCTGCTGGGCTTCACCCAGCCGGACAGCCTCAACACCTGGCCGCTGCACCATGTCGACGGCGATGGCCTGGCGATACGGCCAGCAATCCATGCCTCCAGCGGCGAGACCCTGCGCCAGCTGGCGCTGGCCGGTGCCGGCATCGTCTGCCTGTCGGATTTCATGACCGCCGCCGACCGCGCGGCCGGTGATCTGGTGCAGCTGCTGGTGAGCGACACCCTGGAGCAGCGCCAGCCGGTGCACGCCGTCTACTACCGCAACACCGAGCTGGCCTCGCGGATCCGCTGCTTCGTGGATTTTCTGGCCGGGAGGCTGAACGCGGGCTGA
- a CDS encoding ABC transporter substrate-binding protein, with translation MQRRSFCVAGSALIALPGFATAQTIEKPKVTIAVGGKNLLYYLPLTIAETLGYFKAEGLDVTIADFAGGSRALQAVIGGSADVVSGAFEHTINMQIKGQRLRAFALQGRAPQIVLGVNPKTMPNFKTVADLKGKKLGVTAPGSSTNVLANFVLAKAGLKPSDVSIVGVGAGSGAVAAMRSGQIDAISNLDPVITLLLRSGDLKVVSDTRVVADADKIFGGPMPAGCMYAPQSFLDKNPGTAQAIANAIVRADKWIQQAGAGDIIKAVPESFLLGDRAVYIDAFLAAKGALSVDGMFPEAGAETARRALASIDKEVAEAKIDLAAIYTNDFVKRANAKYPKG, from the coding sequence ATGCAACGCCGCAGCTTCTGTGTGGCCGGCAGCGCGCTGATTGCGCTGCCCGGCTTTGCCACTGCCCAGACGATTGAAAAGCCCAAGGTGACGATCGCGGTCGGCGGCAAGAACCTGCTGTACTACCTGCCGCTGACGATTGCCGAGACGCTGGGCTACTTCAAGGCCGAGGGCCTGGACGTGACGATCGCCGACTTCGCCGGCGGTTCGCGTGCGCTGCAGGCGGTGATAGGCGGCAGCGCCGACGTGGTGTCGGGCGCTTTCGAGCACACCATCAATATGCAGATCAAGGGCCAGCGCCTGCGCGCCTTTGCACTGCAGGGCCGGGCGCCGCAGATCGTGCTGGGCGTCAACCCCAAGACCATGCCCAACTTCAAGACCGTGGCCGACCTGAAGGGCAAGAAGCTGGGCGTCACCGCGCCGGGCTCGTCGACCAATGTGCTGGCCAACTTCGTGCTGGCCAAGGCCGGGCTGAAGCCCAGCGACGTGTCCATCGTCGGCGTCGGCGCCGGCAGCGGTGCGGTGGCGGCAATGCGCTCCGGCCAGATCGACGCGATCAGCAACCTTGACCCGGTGATCACGCTGCTGCTGCGCTCGGGCGATCTGAAGGTGGTGTCCGACACCCGCGTCGTGGCCGATGCCGACAAGATCTTCGGCGGCCCGATGCCGGCCGGCTGCATGTACGCGCCGCAGAGCTTTCTGGACAAGAATCCCGGCACCGCCCAGGCCATCGCCAATGCCATCGTGCGCGCCGACAAGTGGATACAGCAGGCAGGCGCCGGCGACATCATCAAGGCCGTGCCGGAGAGCTTTCTGCTCGGCGACCGCGCGGTCTACATCGACGCCTTCCTGGCCGCCAAGGGCGCGCTGTCTGTTGACGGCATGTTCCCCGAAGCCGGCGCCGAGACCGCCCGCCGCGCACTGGCCAGCATCGACAAGGAAGTCGCCGAGGCCAAGATCGACCTGGCGGCGATCTACACCAATGACTTCGTCAAGCGCGCCAACGCCAAGTATCCAAAGGGTTGA
- a CDS encoding tetratricopeptide repeat protein, with translation MGRRSKTALLLVGLLLAGLLLSAGLLRPTGEHGTPLAPAGAAHPVASHVGSPACQRCHAAEYQAWQGSQHRRAMQPADAQHVLAPFAGERLASTRFSQREGRFYVRTEGPDGKPAEFEIRHTLGLAPLQQYLIAMPGGGLQALDIAWDSRPKVDGGQRWFHLQGSERPRPGDELHWTGRQNNANTMCVDCHVTGFQKQYDADMQRYASRWAEPGVACEACHGPGSRHIAWADSGPPRLRDDSKGLSLLLDERRGVSWQIDALSGNASRSRPASVQRKELDLCARCHSHRSTLGDTPPAGAPLLDSHLPSLLTPELYWPDGQMRAEVYNHGSFLQSRMAARGVSCSDCHEPHSQRLRAAGNAVCAQCHAPQRFEQLDHLRHASGSSGAQCVACHMPTRTFMQIDPRHEHAIRVPRPDASLRFGTPNACTRCHGDKSVHWAAEWAKRWYPKLGHRPLPLAEALRASDRSTDDALPRLLALLGDPQRPAIERATVLARLPLQDLPPAQLQAALASDDALLRHSAVEALAQAPAAVRAAQLPALLGDPTRAVRIAAARALAGAPEALLDPAQQAGLAQGLAEYAAVQRHSADRPEALNNLALLEAERGDLAGAEQTLRRALALAPDLAATQLNLADVQRAAGHEQQAEAQLRALLKREPRHAAAWHALGLSLLRQRRGDEAIRALQRASELAPGTAHFAYVLAAARAAYRR, from the coding sequence ATGGGGCGGCGCAGCAAAACGGCCCTGCTGCTGGTGGGTCTGCTGCTTGCGGGTCTGCTGCTGTCGGCTGGGCTGTTGCGGCCCACAGGCGAGCACGGCACGCCTCTCGCCCCGGCCGGTGCTGCGCACCCCGTGGCGAGCCACGTCGGCTCACCCGCCTGTCAGCGCTGTCACGCCGCCGAGTACCAGGCCTGGCAGGGCTCGCAACACCGGCGGGCGATGCAGCCGGCCGACGCGCAGCATGTGCTGGCGCCCTTTGCCGGCGAGCGCCTTGCCAGCACCCGCTTCAGCCAGCGCGAGGGCCGCTTCTACGTTCGCACCGAAGGTCCGGACGGCAAGCCGGCCGAGTTCGAGATCCGCCACACACTGGGTCTGGCGCCACTGCAGCAGTACCTGATCGCCATGCCCGGTGGCGGCCTGCAGGCACTGGACATCGCCTGGGACAGCCGCCCCAAAGTCGACGGCGGCCAGCGCTGGTTCCATCTGCAAGGCAGCGAGCGACCCAGGCCCGGCGACGAGCTGCACTGGACCGGCCGGCAGAACAATGCCAACACCATGTGCGTGGACTGCCACGTCACCGGCTTCCAGAAGCAATATGACGCTGACATGCAGCGCTATGCCAGCCGCTGGGCCGAGCCGGGGGTGGCCTGCGAGGCCTGCCATGGCCCGGGCTCGCGCCACATCGCCTGGGCCGACAGCGGCCCACCCCGGCTGCGCGACGACAGCAAGGGCCTGAGCCTGTTGCTCGACGAGCGCCGCGGCGTCAGCTGGCAGATCGACGCACTCAGCGGCAATGCCAGCCGCAGCCGGCCCGCCAGCGTGCAGCGCAAGGAGCTGGACCTCTGTGCCCGCTGCCACTCGCACCGCAGCACCCTCGGCGATACCCCACCGGCCGGCGCGCCGCTGCTGGACAGCCACCTGCCCTCGCTGCTGACGCCCGAGCTCTACTGGCCCGATGGCCAGATGCGTGCCGAGGTCTACAACCACGGCTCCTTCCTGCAGAGCCGCATGGCCGCCAGGGGCGTAAGCTGCAGCGACTGCCATGAGCCGCACAGCCAGCGGCTGCGCGCAGCGGGCAATGCCGTCTGCGCGCAATGCCATGCGCCGCAGCGCTTCGAGCAGCTCGACCATCTGCGCCATGCCAGCGGCAGCAGCGGCGCGCAGTGCGTGGCCTGCCATATGCCGACGCGAACTTTCATGCAGATCGATCCGCGGCACGAGCATGCCATCCGCGTGCCGCGCCCCGATGCCTCGCTCAGGTTCGGCACACCCAATGCCTGCACCCGATGCCATGGCGATAAAAGCGTCCACTGGGCGGCCGAATGGGCGAAGCGCTGGTATCCGAAACTGGGCCACCGCCCGCTGCCGCTGGCCGAGGCGCTGCGCGCCAGCGACAGGTCAACGGACGATGCGCTGCCGCGCCTGCTCGCCCTGCTGGGCGACCCGCAGCGCCCCGCCATCGAACGCGCCACGGTGCTGGCCCGCCTGCCGCTCCAGGACTTGCCGCCCGCTCAGCTGCAGGCCGCGCTGGCCAGCGACGATGCGCTGCTGCGCCACAGCGCGGTCGAGGCGCTGGCTCAGGCGCCGGCCGCGGTGCGCGCGGCGCAGTTGCCGGCTTTGCTCGGCGACCCGACCCGCGCCGTGCGCATCGCCGCCGCCCGCGCTCTGGCCGGTGCACCCGAGGCCCTGCTCGATCCTGCCCAGCAGGCCGGTCTGGCCCAGGGCCTGGCCGAGTACGCCGCGGTCCAGCGCCACAGCGCAGACCGGCCCGAGGCGCTGAACAATCTGGCCTTGCTGGAGGCCGAGCGCGGCGATCTTGCCGGCGCCGAGCAGACGCTGCGCAGGGCGCTGGCGCTGGCGCCGGACCTCGCGGCAACCCAGCTCAATCTGGCCGATGTCCAGCGCGCGGCCGGTCACGAGCAGCAGGCCGAGGCCCAGCTCAGGGCACTGCTGAAGCGCGAGCCACGCCACGCGGCGGCCTGGCACGCGCTGGGTCTGTCACTGCTGCGGCAGCGGCGCGGCGACGAGGCGATCCGGGCCCTGCAGCGCGCCAGCGAGTTGGCGCCGGGCACGGCGCACTTCGCCTATGTGCTGGCGGCAGCGCGGGCCGCCTATCGACGCTGA
- a CDS encoding TetR/AcrR family transcriptional regulator, producing MSLPTSGPATHRDGYHHGALREALIEAAEAVLAERGVEGFSLREVARRSGVSPAAPAHHFGDAAGLLEAVATQAFDGLTAALQAGNAQGGDDPLARLVEQGLGYVGFALAHPGRFGLMFRCGVHRGEALELSGRAAFQTLEQGVRDLCGAPASEPLAPAQMQALLSVWAVVHGFAHLALAGQFDSQLPPGGRPALLRETLAPMLRTQLAALQLISLERP from the coding sequence ATGTCCCTACCCACTTCCGGCCCGGCCACGCACCGCGATGGCTATCACCACGGCGCGCTGCGCGAGGCGCTGATCGAGGCCGCCGAGGCGGTGCTGGCCGAGCGCGGGGTCGAGGGTTTCTCGCTGCGCGAGGTGGCGCGCCGTTCCGGCGTGTCGCCGGCGGCCCCGGCCCATCACTTCGGCGATGCCGCCGGCCTGCTGGAGGCCGTGGCCACCCAGGCTTTCGACGGCCTGACCGCGGCGTTGCAGGCCGGCAATGCCCAGGGCGGTGACGACCCGCTGGCGCGCCTGGTCGAGCAGGGCCTGGGCTATGTCGGCTTTGCGCTGGCGCACCCGGGGCGCTTCGGTCTGATGTTCCGCTGCGGCGTGCACCGGGGTGAGGCGCTGGAGTTGAGCGGGCGGGCCGCTTTTCAGACCCTGGAGCAGGGAGTGCGCGATCTCTGTGGTGCGCCCGCATCCGAGCCACTGGCGCCGGCGCAGATGCAGGCGCTGCTGTCGGTCTGGGCCGTCGTCCACGGCTTTGCCCATCTGGCCCTGGCCGGCCAGTTCGACAGCCAGCTGCCGCCGGGTGGCCGCCCGGCCCTGCTGCGCGAGACCTTGGCACCTATGCTGCGCACCCAGCTCGCGGCGCTGCAATTGATCTCGCTTGAGCGCCCCTGA
- a CDS encoding MFS transporter, translating to MPLALLALTISAFAIGTTEFVIVGLIPTIAADLGVSLPSAGLLVSLYALGVAVGAPVLTALTGKLPRKALLLGLMVLFTVGNLLAWQAPGYETLIAARVLTGLAHGVFFSIGSTLATSLVPRDKAASAIATMFSGLTVALVTGVPLGTFIGQHFGWRATFLAVAALGVVAMLGSVLFMPRKLAHSQPASLLSQAAVLKQPRLLLVYAMTAVGYGGTFVAFTYLAPMLQQVTGFQASAVGLVMLAYGVSVAVGNIWGGRLADRRGPIGALKLIFALLALVLAVLTFTAASPVLMVLTVLAWGAVAFGNVAGLQVYVVQQAERFAPGAVDVASGLNIAAFNLGIALGAWGGGLIVDGIGLRHLPWIGALVVLAAWGLTAWSGRLDQARPLRPQASRTAKSMA from the coding sequence ATGCCTTTAGCCTTGTTGGCGCTGACGATCAGCGCCTTTGCCATCGGGACGACCGAGTTCGTCATCGTCGGCCTGATTCCCACCATTGCCGCCGATCTGGGTGTCAGCCTGCCCTCGGCCGGCCTGCTGGTCAGCCTGTACGCGCTGGGCGTGGCTGTCGGCGCGCCGGTGCTGACGGCGCTGACCGGCAAGCTGCCGCGCAAGGCCCTGCTGCTGGGCCTGATGGTCCTGTTCACCGTCGGCAATCTGCTGGCCTGGCAGGCGCCGGGCTACGAGACCTTGATCGCCGCGCGCGTCCTGACCGGCCTGGCGCATGGCGTGTTCTTCTCGATCGGCTCGACCCTCGCGACCAGCCTGGTGCCCAGAGACAAGGCGGCCAGCGCGATCGCGACGATGTTCAGCGGGCTGACCGTGGCCCTGGTCACCGGCGTGCCGCTGGGCACCTTTATCGGTCAGCATTTCGGCTGGCGGGCCACTTTTCTGGCGGTGGCTGCGCTGGGGGTGGTCGCGATGCTGGGCAGCGTGCTGTTCATGCCGCGCAAGCTGGCGCACAGCCAGCCCGCCTCGCTGCTGAGCCAGGCGGCGGTGCTCAAGCAGCCGCGCCTGCTGCTGGTCTACGCGATGACGGCCGTCGGCTATGGCGGCACCTTTGTCGCCTTCACCTATCTGGCGCCGATGCTGCAACAGGTCACCGGGTTCCAGGCCAGTGCGGTCGGGCTGGTGATGCTGGCCTATGGCGTGTCGGTGGCGGTGGGCAATATCTGGGGCGGCCGGCTGGCCGACCGGCGCGGGCCCATCGGCGCGCTGAAACTGATCTTCGCGCTGCTGGCCCTGGTGCTGGCGGTGTTGACCTTCACCGCCGCCAGCCCGGTGTTGATGGTGCTGACGGTTCTGGCCTGGGGCGCGGTGGCCTTCGGCAATGTCGCCGGCCTGCAGGTCTATGTGGTGCAGCAGGCCGAGCGCTTTGCTCCGGGCGCGGTCGATGTGGCCTCGGGCCTGAACATCGCTGCCTTCAATCTGGGCATTGCGCTGGGCGCCTGGGGGGGTGGGCTGATCGTTGACGGCATCGGCCTGCGCCATCTTCCCTGGATAGGCGCGCTGGTGGTGCTGGCAGCCTGGGGCCTGACGGCCTGGAGCGGCAGGCTCGATCAGGCTCGTCCGCTCAGGCCCCAGGCCAGCAGGACGGCGAAGAGCATGGCGTAG
- a CDS encoding ABC transporter ATP-binding protein: MTAPALQLDNVSCTFVSKDDPSQRYTAVRDVALTVGAGEFVSVVGPTGCGKSTLLNVAAGLLAPSTGSIKVFGEPLVGINARAGYMFQSESLMPWRTALQNVMAGLEFRGAADAREQAEEWLKRVGLGGFGNRYPHQLSGGMRKRVSLAQTLVLDPDIILMDEPFSALDIQTRQLMENEVLALWSAKKKAVLFITHDLDEAIAMSDRVVCLSAGPGSRPIGEFAIDLPRPRDVAEVRATPRFVELHQAIWAVLREEVLKGYQQQLAA; this comes from the coding sequence ATGACCGCTCCCGCGCTGCAGCTCGACAACGTCTCCTGCACCTTCGTCTCCAAGGATGATCCGAGCCAGCGCTACACCGCCGTGCGCGACGTCGCGCTGACGGTAGGCGCCGGCGAGTTCGTCTCGGTGGTCGGCCCCACCGGCTGCGGCAAAAGCACCCTGCTCAACGTCGCCGCCGGGCTGTTGGCGCCCAGCACCGGCAGCATCAAGGTGTTCGGCGAGCCCCTGGTCGGCATCAACGCCCGCGCCGGCTATATGTTCCAGAGCGAGAGCCTGATGCCCTGGCGTACAGCGCTGCAGAATGTGATGGCCGGGCTGGAGTTCCGCGGCGCGGCCGATGCCCGCGAACAGGCCGAGGAGTGGCTCAAGCGCGTGGGCCTCGGCGGCTTCGGCAACCGCTACCCGCATCAGCTGTCGGGTGGCATGCGCAAGCGTGTCAGCCTGGCCCAGACCCTGGTGCTGGACCCCGACATCATCCTGATGGACGAGCCGTTCTCGGCACTGGACATCCAGACCCGCCAGCTGATGGAGAACGAGGTACTGGCCCTCTGGTCGGCCAAGAAAAAGGCGGTGCTGTTCATCACCCACGATCTGGACGAGGCGATCGCAATGAGCGACCGCGTCGTCTGCCTCAGCGCAGGCCCCGGTTCGCGGCCTATCGGCGAGTTCGCCATCGACCTGCCGCGCCCGCGCGACGTGGCCGAGGTGCGCGCCACGCCGCGCTTCGTCGAGCTGCACCAGGCCATCTGGGCTGTGCTGCGCGAAGAGGTTTTGAAGGGCTACCAGCAACAGCTGGCCGCTTAG
- a CDS encoding arylsulfatase: MKHAALLLLLLSAAAQAASPTAQRPNIVFVLIDDAGFSDLGPYGGEIATPNIDQIAQAGVRLTNFHTASTCEATRVMLQSGVDNHRAGAGTLQVAMAESQKGKPGYEGYLSDQAHSLGRLLKDGGYATYYAGKWNIGLGLERGPGAKGWDRYIGLELTGADNYEAKVYAPFNTEARWWEDGRRATLPPDFYSSRTYVDKLIGYIDQGRGQGKPFMAMLALQAVHSPLQAPSADIEKYRARYEGGWEQLRQQRYRRQVELGLMPAGLELPVASGHRPWDRLSAEQQREFARKMAVFAGMLDNADQQIGRLRRHLRQSGELDNTVFIVMSDNGADGFDLSQLNLPFRVWYRANFALGYERMGGPGSYVHYGQDWAEASNTPLAGFKGTSAGGGMRVPFIISYPARLKAGGSSAAFAYATDFLPTILDIAGIALPGDEYGGKKLHRPTGQSLMPHLEGRAERVHAPDEAIGFESTGGQALIRGDYKLMRNGAPFGDNTWKLYRLSDDPTESHDLAAREPALLQTMLAEIEAYKQRVGVVEPEPGYDPLRQVLRNNWPVLVQQLWPLLLAATLVTALALAGLVWLGLRRRTAAR; the protein is encoded by the coding sequence ATGAAGCACGCCGCCCTCCTTCTGCTGCTGCTGAGCGCCGCGGCCCAGGCAGCCTCCCCCACGGCACAGCGGCCCAACATCGTCTTCGTGCTGATCGACGATGCCGGCTTCAGCGACCTCGGCCCCTACGGCGGCGAGATCGCCACGCCCAATATCGACCAGATCGCCCAGGCCGGCGTGCGACTGACCAACTTCCACACCGCCTCCACCTGCGAGGCGACCCGGGTGATGCTGCAGTCCGGCGTGGACAACCACCGCGCCGGCGCCGGCACGCTGCAGGTGGCGATGGCCGAATCGCAGAAGGGCAAGCCCGGTTACGAGGGCTACCTCAGCGACCAGGCACACAGCCTGGGCCGGTTGCTGAAGGACGGCGGCTACGCCACCTACTACGCCGGCAAGTGGAACATCGGCCTGGGCCTGGAACGCGGCCCGGGTGCCAAGGGCTGGGACCGCTACATCGGCCTGGAGCTGACCGGCGCCGACAACTACGAGGCCAAGGTCTACGCCCCCTTCAACACCGAGGCGCGCTGGTGGGAGGACGGCCGGCGCGCCACGCTGCCGCCCGACTTCTATTCGAGCAGGACCTATGTCGACAAGCTGATCGGCTATATCGACCAGGGTCGCGGCCAGGGCAAGCCCTTCATGGCGATGCTGGCCCTGCAGGCCGTGCACTCGCCGCTGCAGGCGCCGTCGGCCGACATCGAAAAGTACCGGGCGCGCTACGAAGGCGGCTGGGAGCAGCTGCGCCAGCAGCGCTACCGGCGCCAGGTCGAGCTGGGCCTGATGCCGGCCGGGCTCGAGCTGCCGGTCGCCAGCGGCCATCGGCCCTGGGACCGGCTGAGCGCCGAACAACAGCGCGAGTTCGCCAGGAAGATGGCCGTCTTCGCCGGCATGCTGGACAACGCAGACCAGCAGATCGGCCGCCTGCGCCGGCATCTGCGCCAGAGCGGCGAACTGGACAACACGGTCTTCATCGTGATGTCCGACAACGGTGCCGACGGCTTCGACCTGTCGCAGCTCAACCTGCCCTTCCGCGTCTGGTACCGGGCCAACTTCGCGCTCGGCTATGAGCGCATGGGCGGCCCGGGCAGCTATGTGCACTACGGTCAGGACTGGGCCGAGGCCTCCAACACGCCGCTGGCCGGCTTCAAGGGCACCTCGGCCGGCGGCGGCATGCGCGTGCCCTTCATCATCAGCTACCCCGCCCGGCTCAAGGCCGGTGGCAGCAGCGCCGCCTTTGCCTACGCGACGGACTTCCTGCCGACCATTCTCGACATCGCCGGCATTGCCCTGCCTGGCGACGAGTACGGCGGCAAGAAGCTGCATCGGCCCACCGGCCAAAGCCTGATGCCCCATCTGGAAGGCCGCGCCGAACGGGTGCATGCGCCGGACGAGGCGATAGGCTTCGAGAGCACCGGGGGGCAGGCCTTGATACGCGGCGACTACAAGCTGATGCGCAACGGTGCGCCCTTTGGCGACAACACCTGGAAGCTCTACCGGCTCAGCGATGATCCGACCGAGTCGCACGATCTGGCGGCCCGGGAGCCGGCCCTGCTCCAGACCATGCTGGCCGAGATCGAGGCCTACAAGCAGCGCGTCGGGGTGGTCGAGCCCGAACCGGGCTACGACCCGCTGCGCCAGGTGCTGAGGAACAACTGGCCGGTGCTGGTGCAGCAGCTGTGGCCGCTGCTGCTGGCGGCAACATTGGTGACCGCGCTCGCACTTGCCGGCCTGGTCTGGCTGGGCCTGCGCCGGCGCACCGCCGCGCGCTGA
- the cadR gene encoding Cd(II)/Pb(II)-responsive transcriptional regulator yields MRIGALSQATGVDIETIRFYEKQGLLPGPARSDNGYRDYAQTHLERLAFIRHCRALDMSLADIAQLLACVDQPGANLDGVDRLIEQQLQRVQARLKSMQALEQQLVALRAQCDANHAQHGCGILHELVSAAHGEACACHEPPEAAPA; encoded by the coding sequence ATGCGCATAGGCGCCCTCAGCCAGGCCACCGGCGTGGACATCGAGACCATACGTTTCTACGAGAAGCAGGGCCTGCTGCCGGGCCCGGCGCGCAGCGACAACGGGTATCGCGACTACGCCCAGACACATCTGGAGCGGCTGGCCTTCATCCGCCACTGCCGGGCGCTGGACATGTCGCTGGCCGATATTGCCCAGCTGCTGGCCTGTGTCGATCAGCCGGGGGCCAATCTGGATGGCGTGGACCGGCTGATCGAGCAGCAGCTTCAGCGCGTGCAGGCGCGGCTGAAAAGCATGCAGGCGCTGGAGCAGCAGCTGGTGGCGCTGCGGGCGCAGTGCGATGCCAACCATGCGCAGCATGGCTGCGGCATCCTGCATGAGCTGGTGTCGGCGGCCCATGGCGAGGCCTGCGCCTGCCATGAGCCACCGGAAGCAGCACCCGCTTAG